One Mycolicibacterium parafortuitum DNA segment encodes these proteins:
- a CDS encoding HAD-IB family hydrolase: MVGGSPAPDGPGAPQLPVRTAAFFDLDKTVIAKSSTLAFSKPFFSQGLINRRAVLKSSYAQFLFLMSGADHEQMDRMRSYLTNMCTGWDVEQVKAIVGETLHDIVDPLVFAEAAELISDHKLCGRDVVIVSASGEEIVAPIARALGATHAMATRMVVEDGKYTGEIAFYCYGEGKAEAIRALAEREGYALEHCYAYSDSITDIPMLETVGHPTVVNPDRALRREAAARHWPIRTFSNPVSLRDRIPAPSGAAVATTAAVGFSALAAGALTYSLLRRFAL, translated from the coding sequence GTGGTTGGGGGTAGCCCCGCGCCCGACGGGCCCGGCGCGCCGCAGCTCCCCGTCCGCACCGCGGCGTTCTTTGACCTCGACAAGACAGTGATCGCCAAATCAAGCACTTTGGCTTTCAGCAAACCGTTCTTCAGTCAGGGGCTAATCAACAGGCGGGCGGTGCTGAAATCCAGCTATGCGCAATTCCTGTTCCTGATGTCGGGCGCCGATCACGAGCAGATGGACCGGATGCGCAGTTACCTGACCAACATGTGCACCGGGTGGGACGTCGAGCAGGTCAAGGCGATCGTCGGCGAGACACTGCACGACATCGTCGATCCGCTCGTGTTCGCTGAAGCTGCCGAGTTGATCTCAGACCACAAACTGTGCGGACGCGACGTGGTGATCGTGTCGGCCTCCGGAGAGGAGATCGTCGCGCCGATCGCGCGCGCCCTCGGCGCCACGCACGCGATGGCGACCCGGATGGTCGTCGAGGACGGCAAGTACACCGGCGAGATCGCGTTCTACTGCTACGGCGAGGGCAAGGCCGAGGCGATCCGCGCACTGGCCGAACGCGAGGGTTACGCCCTTGAGCACTGCTACGCCTATTCGGACTCGATCACCGACATTCCGATGCTGGAGACCGTCGGCCACCCGACCGTGGTGAACCCCGACCGCGCGCTGCGCCGAGAAGCCGCCGCCCGGCACTGGCCGATCCGTACCTTCTCCAATCCGGTCTCGCTGCGCGACCGCATCCCCGCGCCGTCCGGCGCGGCGGTGGCGACCACGGCCGCCGTCGGCTTCAGCGCCCTCGCCGCCGGGGCGCTGACGTACTCGCTGCTGCGTCGATTCGCGTTATGA
- a CDS encoding oxidoreductase, which produces MTDPLAPLTELPGVAEAGDEAREALGRAHRHRSNLRGWPKNAAEAALRAARASSVLDGGPLQFAPDGERDPVLAGALRVAEALEGGEGALVGVWRRAPLQAMARLHALAAADLVGDDALGRPREGAGRRLELLAELATGATRVPATILAAVAHGELLTLEPFGSADGVVARGVSRLITIASGLDPHGLGVPEVHWMRRSNDYRAAARGFASGTPDGLAAWLVLSSEALHAGAREALSIAQAATS; this is translated from the coding sequence GTGACTGACCCGTTGGCTCCGCTGACAGAACTGCCCGGCGTCGCGGAGGCCGGCGACGAGGCGCGCGAGGCGCTCGGCCGGGCGCACCGGCACCGGTCGAACCTGCGCGGGTGGCCGAAGAACGCCGCCGAGGCGGCGCTGCGGGCGGCGCGCGCGTCCTCGGTACTCGACGGCGGACCGCTGCAGTTCGCCCCGGACGGTGAGCGCGATCCGGTGCTCGCCGGTGCGCTGCGAGTGGCCGAGGCCCTCGAAGGCGGCGAGGGGGCGCTGGTCGGGGTGTGGCGGCGCGCGCCGCTGCAGGCCATGGCCCGACTGCATGCGCTGGCCGCGGCGGACCTGGTCGGCGACGACGCGCTGGGCCGGCCGCGGGAGGGTGCCGGACGTCGGCTGGAGTTGCTCGCCGAACTCGCGACCGGGGCGACGCGGGTGCCGGCCACCATCCTGGCGGCGGTCGCGCACGGCGAACTGCTGACGCTGGAACCCTTCGGCAGTGCCGACGGGGTCGTCGCGCGCGGGGTGTCGCGGCTGATCACGATCGCCAGCGGACTGGACCCGCACGGCCTCGGGGTGCCGGAGGTGCACTGGATGCGGCGGTCCAACGACTATCGCGCCGCGGCACGGGGATTCGCGTCCGGGACGCCTGACGGGCTGGCGGCGTGGCTGGTGCTCAGTAGTGAGGCGCTACATGCCGGGGCGCGTGAGGCGCTGTCGATCGCCCAGGCCGCCACGTCCTGA